The Lutra lutra chromosome 10, mLutLut1.2, whole genome shotgun sequence genome contains a region encoding:
- the TMPRSS4 gene encoding transmembrane protease serine 4 isoform X1: protein MDPDSDQPLNSLDVTPLRKPRTPPLETFKKVGFPIIAALLSLATIIIMAVLIKVILDKYYFLCGRPLHFILRRQVCDGQQDCASGEDEQHCVKTFPDGSPVAVRLSRDRSTLQVLDPATRSWASACFDNFTEALAKTACGQMGYASVSSKPTFKAVEIGPDQDLDVVGITENGQELQVQNQSGPCLSSSLVSLHCLACGDSLKAPRVVGGETASVDSWPWQVSIQYNKQHICGGSILDPYWILTAAHCFRKHHDVSTWKVRAGSDKLGNFPSLPVASIFVIELNTTYPKEKDIALVKLQFPLTFSGTVRPICLPFFDEELTPATPLWVIGWGFTKQDGGKLSDTLLQASVQVIDHTRCNAEDAYQGEVTEQMLCAGILEGGVDTCQGDSGGPLMYHSDQWQVVGIVSWGHGCGGPSTPGVYTKVTAYLNWIYNVRKSES, encoded by the exons GATCCTGACAGCGATCAACCCCTGAACAGCCTTG ATGTCACCCCCCTGCGCAAACCCCGAACTCCTCCCCTGGAGACCTTCAAAAAGGTGGGGTTCCCAATCATCGCAGCGCTGCTGAGCCTGGCGACCATCATCATCATGGCTGTCCTCA tCAAGGTGATTCTGGACAAATACTACTTCCTCTGCGGGCGGCCTCTCCACTTCATCTTGAGGAGGCAAGTGTGTGATGGCCAGCAGGACTGTGCCTCTGGGGAGGACGAGCAGCACTGTGTCAAGACCTTCCCTGATGGGTCCCCAGTGGCAG TCCGCCTCTCCAGGGACCGATCCACCCTGCAAGTGCTGGACCCGGCCACACGGAGCTGGGCCTCTGCCTGCTTTGACAACTTCACAGAAGCTCTGGCCAAGACAGCCTGTGGGCAGATGGGCTATGCCAG tgtGAGCAGCAAACCCACCTTCAAAGCTGTGGAGATTGGCCCAGACCAAGATCTGGATGTTGTTGGAATCACAGAAAATGGCCAAGAGCTTCAGGTGCAAAACCAAAGTGG ACCCTGTCTCTCAAGCTCCCTGGTCTCCCTGCACTGCCTTG CCTGTGGGGACAGCCTGAAGGCCCCTCGGGTAGTGGGCGGGGAGACGGCCTCTGTGGATTCCTGGCCTTGGCAGGTCAGCATCCAGTACAACAAACAACACATCTGTGGAGGGAGCATTCTGGACCCCTACTGGATCCTCACGGCAGCCCACTGTTTCAG GAAGCATCACGATGTGTCCACCTGGAAGGTAAGGGCTGGCTCAGACAAACTGGGCAACTTCCCATCCCTGCCTGTGGCCAGCATCTTCGTCATTGAGCTGAACACCACGTACCCAAAAGAGAAGGACATTGCCCTTGTGAAGCTGCAGTTCCCACTCACATTCTCCG GCACAGTCAGGCCCATCTGCCTGCCCTTTTTTGATGAGGAGCTCACTCCAGCCACCCCGCTCTGGGTCATCGGATGGGGCTTTACAAAGCAAGATGGAG GAAAGTTGTCTGACACACTGCTGCAGGCCTCGGTCCAGGTCATTGACCATACTCGGTGCAACGCAGAGGACGCCTACCAAGGGGAAGTTACTGAGCAGATGCTGTGTGCCGGCATCCTGGAGGGCGGCGTGGACACCTGCCAG GGTGACAGCGGTGGGCCCCTGATGTATCACTCTGACCAGTGGCAAGTGGTGGGCATCGTGAGCTGGGGCCACGGCTGTGGGGGCCCCAGCACCCCAGGAGTATACACCAAGGTCACAGCCTATCTCAACTGGATCTACAATGTCCGGAAG TCGGAGTCATGA
- the TMPRSS4 gene encoding transmembrane protease serine 4 isoform X2: MDPDSDQPLNSLDVTPLRKPRTPPLETFKKVGFPIIAALLSLATIIIMAVLIKVILDKYYFLCGRPLHFILRRQVCDGQQDCASGEDEQHCVKTFPDGSPVAVRLSRDRSTLQVLDPATRSWASACFDNFTEALAKTACGQMGYASKPTFKAVEIGPDQDLDVVGITENGQELQVQNQSGPCLSSSLVSLHCLACGDSLKAPRVVGGETASVDSWPWQVSIQYNKQHICGGSILDPYWILTAAHCFRKHHDVSTWKVRAGSDKLGNFPSLPVASIFVIELNTTYPKEKDIALVKLQFPLTFSGTVRPICLPFFDEELTPATPLWVIGWGFTKQDGGKLSDTLLQASVQVIDHTRCNAEDAYQGEVTEQMLCAGILEGGVDTCQGDSGGPLMYHSDQWQVVGIVSWGHGCGGPSTPGVYTKVTAYLNWIYNVRKSES, encoded by the exons GATCCTGACAGCGATCAACCCCTGAACAGCCTTG ATGTCACCCCCCTGCGCAAACCCCGAACTCCTCCCCTGGAGACCTTCAAAAAGGTGGGGTTCCCAATCATCGCAGCGCTGCTGAGCCTGGCGACCATCATCATCATGGCTGTCCTCA tCAAGGTGATTCTGGACAAATACTACTTCCTCTGCGGGCGGCCTCTCCACTTCATCTTGAGGAGGCAAGTGTGTGATGGCCAGCAGGACTGTGCCTCTGGGGAGGACGAGCAGCACTGTGTCAAGACCTTCCCTGATGGGTCCCCAGTGGCAG TCCGCCTCTCCAGGGACCGATCCACCCTGCAAGTGCTGGACCCGGCCACACGGAGCTGGGCCTCTGCCTGCTTTGACAACTTCACAGAAGCTCTGGCCAAGACAGCCTGTGGGCAGATGGGCTATGCCAG CAAACCCACCTTCAAAGCTGTGGAGATTGGCCCAGACCAAGATCTGGATGTTGTTGGAATCACAGAAAATGGCCAAGAGCTTCAGGTGCAAAACCAAAGTGG ACCCTGTCTCTCAAGCTCCCTGGTCTCCCTGCACTGCCTTG CCTGTGGGGACAGCCTGAAGGCCCCTCGGGTAGTGGGCGGGGAGACGGCCTCTGTGGATTCCTGGCCTTGGCAGGTCAGCATCCAGTACAACAAACAACACATCTGTGGAGGGAGCATTCTGGACCCCTACTGGATCCTCACGGCAGCCCACTGTTTCAG GAAGCATCACGATGTGTCCACCTGGAAGGTAAGGGCTGGCTCAGACAAACTGGGCAACTTCCCATCCCTGCCTGTGGCCAGCATCTTCGTCATTGAGCTGAACACCACGTACCCAAAAGAGAAGGACATTGCCCTTGTGAAGCTGCAGTTCCCACTCACATTCTCCG GCACAGTCAGGCCCATCTGCCTGCCCTTTTTTGATGAGGAGCTCACTCCAGCCACCCCGCTCTGGGTCATCGGATGGGGCTTTACAAAGCAAGATGGAG GAAAGTTGTCTGACACACTGCTGCAGGCCTCGGTCCAGGTCATTGACCATACTCGGTGCAACGCAGAGGACGCCTACCAAGGGGAAGTTACTGAGCAGATGCTGTGTGCCGGCATCCTGGAGGGCGGCGTGGACACCTGCCAG GGTGACAGCGGTGGGCCCCTGATGTATCACTCTGACCAGTGGCAAGTGGTGGGCATCGTGAGCTGGGGCCACGGCTGTGGGGGCCCCAGCACCCCAGGAGTATACACCAAGGTCACAGCCTATCTCAACTGGATCTACAATGTCCGGAAG TCGGAGTCATGA
- the TMPRSS4 gene encoding transmembrane protease serine 4 isoform X3: MAVLIKVILDKYYFLCGRPLHFILRRQVCDGQQDCASGEDEQHCVKTFPDGSPVAVRLSRDRSTLQVLDPATRSWASACFDNFTEALAKTACGQMGYASVSSKPTFKAVEIGPDQDLDVVGITENGQELQVQNQSGPCLSSSLVSLHCLACGDSLKAPRVVGGETASVDSWPWQVSIQYNKQHICGGSILDPYWILTAAHCFRKHHDVSTWKVRAGSDKLGNFPSLPVASIFVIELNTTYPKEKDIALVKLQFPLTFSGTVRPICLPFFDEELTPATPLWVIGWGFTKQDGGKLSDTLLQASVQVIDHTRCNAEDAYQGEVTEQMLCAGILEGGVDTCQGDSGGPLMYHSDQWQVVGIVSWGHGCGGPSTPGVYTKVTAYLNWIYNVRKSES; this comes from the exons ATGGCTGTCCTCA tCAAGGTGATTCTGGACAAATACTACTTCCTCTGCGGGCGGCCTCTCCACTTCATCTTGAGGAGGCAAGTGTGTGATGGCCAGCAGGACTGTGCCTCTGGGGAGGACGAGCAGCACTGTGTCAAGACCTTCCCTGATGGGTCCCCAGTGGCAG TCCGCCTCTCCAGGGACCGATCCACCCTGCAAGTGCTGGACCCGGCCACACGGAGCTGGGCCTCTGCCTGCTTTGACAACTTCACAGAAGCTCTGGCCAAGACAGCCTGTGGGCAGATGGGCTATGCCAG tgtGAGCAGCAAACCCACCTTCAAAGCTGTGGAGATTGGCCCAGACCAAGATCTGGATGTTGTTGGAATCACAGAAAATGGCCAAGAGCTTCAGGTGCAAAACCAAAGTGG ACCCTGTCTCTCAAGCTCCCTGGTCTCCCTGCACTGCCTTG CCTGTGGGGACAGCCTGAAGGCCCCTCGGGTAGTGGGCGGGGAGACGGCCTCTGTGGATTCCTGGCCTTGGCAGGTCAGCATCCAGTACAACAAACAACACATCTGTGGAGGGAGCATTCTGGACCCCTACTGGATCCTCACGGCAGCCCACTGTTTCAG GAAGCATCACGATGTGTCCACCTGGAAGGTAAGGGCTGGCTCAGACAAACTGGGCAACTTCCCATCCCTGCCTGTGGCCAGCATCTTCGTCATTGAGCTGAACACCACGTACCCAAAAGAGAAGGACATTGCCCTTGTGAAGCTGCAGTTCCCACTCACATTCTCCG GCACAGTCAGGCCCATCTGCCTGCCCTTTTTTGATGAGGAGCTCACTCCAGCCACCCCGCTCTGGGTCATCGGATGGGGCTTTACAAAGCAAGATGGAG GAAAGTTGTCTGACACACTGCTGCAGGCCTCGGTCCAGGTCATTGACCATACTCGGTGCAACGCAGAGGACGCCTACCAAGGGGAAGTTACTGAGCAGATGCTGTGTGCCGGCATCCTGGAGGGCGGCGTGGACACCTGCCAG GGTGACAGCGGTGGGCCCCTGATGTATCACTCTGACCAGTGGCAAGTGGTGGGCATCGTGAGCTGGGGCCACGGCTGTGGGGGCCCCAGCACCCCAGGAGTATACACCAAGGTCACAGCCTATCTCAACTGGATCTACAATGTCCGGAAG TCGGAGTCATGA